TGAAAGACGCTATACAATTTTCCCTTTAAACGACTGTGTCTAACAATTTTATTATTACAATAAAAAGTTGAAAACTTGTATTCTCTATGTAAAACGTTAAACAGTAAAAATTAGATTATAAAAATAGAAAAAATTTAGCAATAATAGTTTATCTTAGCTTGTTTATTTAATAATTTTTAAAAAACAAAATTATAAGACACACTCTCTGAAATATGACTAAATTTATATATTTCTTAACATACATATTTTACTAGTGAGAGATTGAAAAAGTGGATAAGAATATTTTTATTCGCAGAAGGTACATTATTATTATATTCCTTTTTTGTAGGATATATGTTTCACTTCCCGTTTTTGATAAAGCTAAAAGCTCCACTAATGGGTATTACATTATTTGGAATAATGGGTCTTTTTATGTATATTATTGCATTCAAACCCGATCTAGTATACAATAAAATCATAAGAATAATTGGGTTCTTAGGTGCAATTCTTCTTTTAGTTCAAATTATTTATGCTAATATAGTTTTTAATCATACACTATTTAGTATATCAGACTTGTGGGGAGCTTCATTACTTTCTGGAGCTGGAATACCTGGTTTAGCATTTACTGGAGGACTTTTTATACATATTTACTTTGAACATTATGTTGCAAGCTTAATAGGATTTATTGTTGCAATAAAGCCTAAACTTATACATAAAATCAAACAGTTAGTGGGAGTTGAAAGTAAATGAGGAAAATTTACGTTCTAGGTCTTTCACCCTCACCAAATTTGTTAACTAAGGAAGCATTAGAGGTCTTGCAAAAAGCCCCCGTTGTTTTTACATATGCTAACGATTTTCCGTTCAATTTAGATGAATTACTAAAAGGTAAAAAAGTCGTAAAACTTACTCCAGCTTTTACTGATTCATCAAATAGAGACGAAATTATCCAAAGAAATATTGATCTCATAAACTCTTGTAAGGAAGAATGGGGTGTCTTCTTAGAAATAGGTGATTCAGCCGTCAGAAATCCCTTGTTCTATCACATTCTTGGTAACAAAAAAATTGTTGAAATAGAACTTATCCCTGGTGTATCTTCAGTTACTGCTGTTTTAGCCAGATTAGGGTTGAACGTAAGACATTTCTGTGTAGTTGGATCAGAAGAATTTGATTTAATTCAAAAATTAGTAAATATTTGTGACACTTTCGTAATACTTAATATTCAACCAAAGAACACTAAGGTTTTTGAGTTTCTTAAATCAAATGGATATGATATAACTTTTGTTAAAAACTGTTGTAACCCTGATGAAGAGATATCAAAGGAATATAAAGGCGACACATATTGGATAATCGCCGTGGCTATTTTAAGGAAGGAAAAATTATAATGTCCTTGATATCTTTTTAAGTAAGTTTTGAATTTTAATTCTATGTAAACAAGTCTATTCCCAGAAAACTTTATGTAATATAAACGTTCTAATTCATTTCCTAAAAGGTACAAAATTAGTAAAAAAAGACCGATAAAATATGATGAATTAAAAATTAAACTTAGCATAATATGATGAAATTTTTACATAGAAATTATCTTTGGAATAAGACAGTCTTCTTAATGATACTATATAAATATGGTCTATTTTATTCCTAAATTATGAAAAATTTTCTAGAAAAAATTTATTATATATCACGTATATTACTTTAGCTGTCAATCTTTATATATTGCTTCTTCAATATATTTCTTATGCGATATATTTCAACAAAAGAAGCTGTTGGCAAAAAATTGGGTTATGACACAACTTTAGTAACGCCCGATGGTGCAACTACTCTTTTACCTAGGGGACATATAATAACTCAAGAAGATATCCCTAAGTTATTGAATTCAGGAGTATATTACGTTTGGATAGACGAGGGTGAAAAGGAAGAGGACTTAATGTATGAATGGGAAATAACTCCTTATATAGCTTCTAAGATATGTGGCGATAATATTGAGATCGTTCAAGGTAAGCAAGGAATTACTATGTTATACTCTAAGCTTCCTGGAGTCCTTTCGCTTGATGTTGAAAGCATTATTAATTTTAATTTAAATCAAAAGGTTTATCTTATTACTAAGAACAAATTTGACGCTTTTGGAAGGAATGAACTAGTGGGTAGTGTAGAAGTAATTCCGTTTTCAATGCATAAGAATGATGTTGAAAGTATTATTCCCAGTAAAAAGTTAATAGATATAATTCCATTTAAATATAGAAAAGTTGGAGTTGTAATTACTGGGACTGAGATTTATGAGGGAAGGAAGAAGGATGCTTATTTACCAGTAATTCAAGATAAGGCTAAAAAATACGAGTGGGAGGTTATTAATAGTGAGATAGTTCCAGACGATGAGGAAATGATAAGCAAAGCAATATTGAGAGCAAGAGATAATGGGGCTGAAGGAATTATTGTTACAGGTGGTACATCAGTTGATCCCACTGATAGAACTTTCCTAGCAATAAAGAAAGTTGCAAAGATTATTGCATATGGAATACCAATGAAACCAACTACAATGAGTATTATTGCTTTAATGGGAAATATACCAGTTTTTGGCGTCTCTGCTGGGGGGATTTATTATAAGGATTATAATTCTATAGATAAGGTTTTCACAAGACTAATGGCTGGCATAATTCCTTCTCCTAGGGATATAGCTGAAATCGGGATTGGAGGAATTTCATGGAATTTCAACCCTAAAATGAAACTTCAAACAGTAGAAAATGAATAGACTATTAACATTTTATAATAAAAAGAATGTTATTTTATTTTATTTTTACTCGATATTTAGAAAATACTTTTTAATTTGTGATTTAATAAATTACATTTATGTTTAAGTATGTTTTTGGACCAGTTCCCTCCAGAAGATTAGGCAGATCATTAGGAGTAAATGTAGTACCCTTAAAGTATTGTAATTGGAATTGTGTTTATTGTCAACTTGGAAGAACAAATCATTTTATAAATACTGAAATAGATTTCTTTGATTATCAAGAAATAGAAGAAGAAATTAAACAAGCTGTAAAAACTTTCGACTATGATTATTTAACATTTATTGGAGATGGAGAACCAACTTTATATAAAAATTTAGATAAATTGTTGGAATTCAGCAAAGAAATTCAATCAAAAAAGATTTCTGTATTTACTAATGGTGGAAGACTAAAACTTCAACATGTAAGGAATTATATGAAATTAGCTGACGTAGTAAAGGTTAGCATAGATGCTGGTGATGAAAAAACATTTAGAATAGTTGATAGACCTCACTACACTATCACATTTAAAGATTTAATAGATGGAATTAAAAAGTTTAGAGAAGAATATACTGGAGAAATATGGGCCGAAGTAATGCTAGTCAAAAATATTAATGATAGTGATAATGAACTTAATAATATTGGCAAGGCATTAGAGTATATTTCTCCAGATAAGGTACATATAATGGTTCCGACAAGACCACCAGCAGAAAAATGGGTAATGTCTCCTAGTTCTGAAAGAATAATGA
The nucleotide sequence above comes from Sulfurisphaera javensis. Encoded proteins:
- a CDS encoding SAM-dependent methyltransferase; this translates as MRKIYVLGLSPSPNLLTKEALEVLQKAPVVFTYANDFPFNLDELLKGKKVVKLTPAFTDSSNRDEIIQRNIDLINSCKEEWGVFLEIGDSAVRNPLFYHILGNKKIVEIELIPGVSSVTAVLARLGLNVRHFCVVGSEEFDLIQKLVNICDTFVILNIQPKNTKVFEFLKSNGYDITFVKNCCNPDEEISKEYKGDTYWIIAVAILRKEKL
- a CDS encoding molybdopterin-binding protein, with amino-acid sequence MRYISTKEAVGKKLGYDTTLVTPDGATTLLPRGHIITQEDIPKLLNSGVYYVWIDEGEKEEDLMYEWEITPYIASKICGDNIEIVQGKQGITMLYSKLPGVLSLDVESIINFNLNQKVYLITKNKFDAFGRNELVGSVEVIPFSMHKNDVESIIPSKKLIDIIPFKYRKVGVVITGTEIYEGRKKDAYLPVIQDKAKKYEWEVINSEIVPDDEEMISKAILRARDNGAEGIIVTGGTSVDPTDRTFLAIKKVAKIIAYGIPMKPTTMSIIALMGNIPVFGVSAGGIYYKDYNSIDKVFTRLMAGIIPSPRDIAEIGIGGISWNFNPKMKLQTVENE
- a CDS encoding radical SAM protein — protein: MFKYVFGPVPSRRLGRSLGVNVVPLKYCNWNCVYCQLGRTNHFINTEIDFFDYQEIEEEIKQAVKTFDYDYLTFIGDGEPTLYKNLDKLLEFSKEIQSKKISVFTNGGRLKLQHVRNYMKLADVVKVSIDAGDEKTFRIVDRPHYTITFKDLIDGIKKFREEYTGEIWAEVMLVKNINDSDNELNNIGKALEYISPDKVHIMVPTRPPAEKWVMSPSSERIMKAAEIISNYIDKNKVYIIDYIERGEFYVDKDAPLEGIINVLKIQPLTEEEVIEISKKYNIDINVIKEHAKEVTFNGVKYYVY